The Benincasa hispida cultivar B227 chromosome 9, ASM972705v1, whole genome shotgun sequence genome has a segment encoding these proteins:
- the LOC120085644 gene encoding phosphatidylinositol 4-phosphate 5-kinase 1-like: MREGLLCDETNDVISGINKKKKSEDEKDDNDAGKLTRHPQVIVAPPVVIVGRNRSQAGNRRVTPTTIITTQSTETTAITDAVGAPAAASTTGSATAVEKHLPNGDLYTGSFSGGVPHGLGKYLWTDGCMYEGEWRRGKASGKGKFSWPSGATYEGEFKSGRMEGVGTFIGSDGDSYRGSWSSDRKHGLGQKRYANGDFYEGTWKRNLQDGHGRYVWKNGNEYVGEWKNGVISGRGVLIWANGNRYDGQWENGVSKGNGTFTCADSSWNKNMKIHHLNGTFYTRNGSDHSFKSNGLLENENLTITLRKRSSVDIARGSVTERNFPRICIWESDGEAGDITCDIIDNVEASMLYKDGLGLDRDLFRQFRKNPCCFTGEAKKPGQTISKGHKNYELMLNLQLGIRHSVGKHSSVVRGLKSSDFDPREKFWTRFPTEGSKTTPPHTSVEFRWKDYCPVVFRCLRELFQVDPADYMLAICGNDALREFSSPGKSGSFFYLTQDDRFMIKTVKKSEAKVLIRMLASYYQHVSRYEDSLVTKFFGVHCIKPIGGQKTRFIVMGNLFCSEYRIHRRFDLKGSSHGRTTDTPEGEIDETTTLKDLDLNYVFRLQRNWFSDFMKQIDRDCKFLESEGIMDYSLLVGLHFRDDNTYNKMGLSPFLLRTGNKDSYRNEKFMRGRRFLEAELQDMDRVLSGRKSLIRLGANMPARAERLTRRSDFDQYTPGGMNHLTPSRSGEIYEVVLYFGIIDILQDYDISKKLEHAYKSLQVDPSSISAVDPKLYSKRFRDFIGRIFIEDR; encoded by the exons ATGCGAGAGGGACTGTTATGTGATGAGACTAATGATGTTATCTCCGGCattaacaagaagaagaaatcgGAGGACGAGAAGGACGACAACGACGCTGGGAAGTTGACTCGGCATCCTCAGGTGATTGTTGCTCCGCCTGTTGTAATCGTCGGTCGGAATCGGTCCCAAGCTGGGAACAGAAGGGTTACTCCGACGACCATTATAACCACGCAATCTACAGAGACGACAGCTATCACTGACGCAGTTGGAGCTCCGGCGGCTGCTTCGACTACTGGGTCGGCGACCGCCGTGGAGAAGCATCTACCCAACGGAGATCTTTACACGGGGAGTTTCTCTGGGGGAGTACCTCACGGATTGGGGAAGTATTTGTGGACCGACGGGTGTATGTACGAGGGTGAGTGGAGGAGAGGAAAAGCCTCGGGGAAAGGGAAATTCTCTTGGCCTTCTGGAGCTACCTACGAAGGCGAATTCAAATCGGGTCGGATGGAGGGAGTGGGTACTTTTATTGGATCTGACGGAGATTCGTATCGTGGATCGTGGAGTTCAGATCGGAAACATGGACTCGGGCAGAAACGGTATGCGAACGGCGATTTCTACGAAGGGACTTGGAAGAGGAATCTCCAGGACGGGCATGGTCGGTACGTTTGGAAGAACGGGAACGAGTACGTCGGCGAGTGGAAGAACGGTGTGATTTCTGGTCGGGGTGTCTTAATTTGGGCCAATGGGAACCGCTACGATGGGCAATGGGAAAACGGGGTTTCTAAAGGGAACGGGACTTTCACTTGTGCCGACAGTAGCTGGAATAAGAACATGAAAATCCATCATCTGAATGGGACTTTCTATACGAGAAACGGAAGTGATCATAGCTTTAAAAGTAATGGGCTACTCGAGAATGAGAACTTAACCATCACATTACGGAAGAGATCATCGGTGGATATTGCAAGAGGGAGCGTAACAGAGAGGAACTTCCCGAGGATATGCATTTGGGAATCCGATGGTGAAGCTGGAGATATCACCTGTGATATAATCGATAATGTAGAGGCTTCGATGTTGTATAAAGATGGGTTAGGCTTAGATCGAGACCTTTTTAGGCAGTTTAGGAAGAACCCGTGCTGCTTCACCGGCGAGGCGAAGAAACCGGGCCAGACAATTTCTAAAGGGCACAAGAATTACGAATTGATGCTCAATCTCCAGTTGGGTATCAG ACATTCCGTTGGAAAGCATTCATCAGTGGTCCGGGGGCTTAAGTCCAGTGATTTTGATCCAAGGGAGAAATTCTGGACAAGGTTCCCAACTGAAGGGTCGAAGACTACGCCGCCTCACACATCCGTTGAATTTCGTTGGAAGGATTATTGTCCTGTGGTGTTCAG ATGCTTGCGGGAGCTGTTCCAAGTTGATCCTGCTGACTATATGCTAGCAATTTGTGGGAATGATGCCCTTAGGGAGTTTTCTTCGCCAGGCAAGAGTGGCAGCTTCTTTTACCTCACCCAGGACGATAGATTCATGATAAAAACAGTGAAGAAGTCTGAAGCAAAG GTGCTTATCAGGATGCTTGCAAGCTATTATCAGCATGTTTCCCGCTATGAAGATTCACTAGTGACGAAATTTTTTGGTGTGCATTGTATCAAGCCAATTGGTGGGCAAAAG ACTCGGTTCATTGTGATGGGCAACTTATTCTGCTCTGAATACCGAATCCATAGGCGATTTGACTTGAAAGGATCCTCCCATGGCCGGACAACGGATACTCCTGAGGGGGAGATTGATGAAACCACAACTTTGAAGGATCTAGATCTCAATTATGTGTTTCGCCTTCAACGCAACTGGTTTAGTGACTTCATGAA ACAAATAGATCGAGACTGCAAATTCTTGGAATCTGAAGGAATCATGGATTACAGTCTTTTGGTTGGTCTTCATTTCCGCGACGACAACACATATAATAAAATGGGTTTATCTCCATTTCTATTGCGAACTG GTAATAAAGATTCATACCGGAATGAGAAGTTTATGCGTGGCCGTCGTTTCCTTGAAGCAGAGTTACAAGACATGGATCGAGTGTTATCTGGCCG AAAGTCGTTGATCAGATTAGGAGCTAATATGCCTGCAAGAGCAGAGCGATTAACTAGGCGAAGCGACTTTGATCAGTACACCCCAGGTGGAATGAATCATTTAACCCCTTCTCGCAGTGGTGAGATCTATGAAGTAGTCCTCTACTTTGGGATAATTGACATCCTACAAGATTATGACATAAGCAAGAAATTGGAACACGCATACAAGTCCTTACAAGTTGACCCCAGTTCAATCTCAGCTGTTGATCCTAAACTCTACTCCAAGCGATTCAGAGATTTTATTGGGAGAATATTTATTGAAGACAGGTAG